One window of Staphylococcus chromogenes genomic DNA carries:
- a CDS encoding PucR family transcriptional regulator — translation MRKEYWAHKALKKTASIIKKDILITNQSGQVIDASKAEFLGHTHKAALHSIQRNVPIEIEEEDMKFWQTETPCIVVPFEHEGVAYGTVIILDHPDVVRDYSHLLKLNAEFIITQEKEREEEHHFQLSRTQMLSHIIFNQDRQIQSYNRKGLLEQLGLNETFTVGLIQIHTISKSKIKHLRQSLNNWKLPNDDVIEITPQDYIFIFKTNKNRGTTLQDIKHFIETHQQDEILNKSLITLGSMNTGIHGLIQSYNESISLQKLIRSLDITEGVHTYKEYELETICRNISHYTPSNETSLVTNYKKLLNFGEDKYLNETVEAYFRNHGKLVKTANDLYIHRNTLNYRIKKIHDITGWDPNTIDGIVLLRIAQLLYKKTK, via the coding sequence ATGAGAAAAGAATATTGGGCACATAAAGCACTCAAAAAAACAGCATCTATTATTAAGAAGGATATTCTTATCACCAACCAAAGCGGTCAAGTAATTGATGCCTCAAAAGCAGAATTTTTAGGACATACACATAAGGCTGCGCTCCATTCAATTCAACGAAATGTACCCATTGAAATAGAAGAAGAAGATATGAAATTTTGGCAAACTGAGACGCCATGCATTGTTGTACCCTTTGAACATGAAGGGGTCGCTTATGGTACAGTTATCATTTTAGATCATCCTGACGTTGTGCGAGACTATTCTCATTTACTCAAACTGAATGCAGAATTTATCATTACACAAGAAAAAGAACGAGAAGAAGAACATCACTTCCAATTATCTCGTACTCAAATGTTATCGCACATTATTTTTAACCAAGACCGTCAAATTCAAAGTTACAATCGAAAAGGTCTTCTTGAACAATTAGGTTTAAATGAAACTTTCACTGTCGGATTAATTCAAATTCATACAATAAGTAAATCAAAAATTAAACATTTACGACAGTCGCTTAATAACTGGAAACTCCCTAACGATGATGTGATTGAAATCACGCCACAAGACTACATCTTTATCTTTAAAACCAATAAAAATCGTGGCACGACGTTACAAGATATCAAACACTTTATAGAAACACATCAACAAGATGAAATTTTAAACAAATCTTTGATTACGTTAGGTTCCATGAATACTGGGATTCATGGTTTGATACAGTCTTACAATGAATCCATTTCTCTTCAAAAACTGATTCGTAGTTTAGACATAACTGAGGGCGTTCATACGTATAAAGAATATGAATTGGAAACCATTTGTCGTAATATTAGTCACTATACGCCGAGTAATGAAACGTCACTCGTCACGAACTATAAAAAATTGCTGAATTTTGGTGAGGATAAGTATTTAAACGAAACGGTGGAAGCTTATTTTCGAAATCATGGAAAGCTGGTTAAAACAGCCAACGATTTATATATCCATCGCAACACACTGAACTATCGGATTAAAAAAATACATGACATTACAGGTTGGGATCCGAATACTATCGATGGCATTGTATTATTGCGCATCGCTCAGTTACTCTATAAAAAAACGAAATAA